A window from Vanessa cardui chromosome 21, ilVanCard2.1, whole genome shotgun sequence encodes these proteins:
- the LOC124538775 gene encoding MICOS complex subunit Mic10-like, with amino-acid sequence MPKPDNRDFDERYTACFVDFGLKIATGLLIGSMLGGFFLRGYRRWPMFIGGGLGFGMAYSNCENSLNNYLLAMDPKTCVIKKKP; translated from the exons ATGCCTAAGCCAGATAATAGAGACTTTGATGAGAGATATACTGCTTGCTTTGTGGATTTTGGACTTAAAATAG CGACTGGTCTTCTTATTGGCAGTATGTTGGGAGGATTCTTTCTTCGCGGTTACAGAAGATGGCCTATGTTCATTGGTGGTGGACTAGGATTTGGAATGGCGTACAGTAATTGTGAAAACAGCCTAAACAACTATTTGCTAGCTATGGATCCTAAGACTTGTGTCATAAA AAAGAAGCCGTGA